Within Fusarium fujikuroi IMI 58289 draft genome, chromosome FFUJ_chr08, the genomic segment TTCTCAGCGTATAGCTACCCCAGATCGTGGGACATCATGCTCATTTTCCAAATGCCGACCTCAGAGCTTTCCCCGCGTTCTTGGTCTGGGGTCATAGCGTGTGTCCCCGCCAAACCCATGACTAATTTTCTTGAGCCAGGGCTTATTACAGGGTGCCTTAGTGGTGTCGGTCACTGAGCGCGGGACTTGCCCGCGGCGGGTAGCGGTGAAACCACTTTACGACCGAAATCAGGTAGGTTGGGCGACAACTCGAAATTACAGCAATGCAGAAAGCTTGGGTTTTTGGAGGATGGAGGCGTCTGGCCAATAGACTGCGAATTGAGGGTAGGGTCTTGCGGAGGAAAACGGTTGATGCCGCAGACGGAGATGTGACCAATAATTCAGCACGGCGTTCATACCATACTTGTTGGTTATATCATTATCCTGACAGCTCTGAGCCAGAGTTTATATGGGAAGCTTCTATAGAATTCAATCTCTAGAGGCTATTCATTCTCGTACGAACAATCCGGCCATACCCATACCAGTTCCAATACACATACTAACAATCCCCAGCTCACCGCCATCGGGCCGCCCCAAGCCATGTAGTAGCGTACTGGCCAGTCTTGCCCCTGTAGCACCCAGCGGATGCCCTAGAGCAATAGCACCTCCATCCGGGTTGACCTTATTATCCTGGTACGCCCTTTCGAGATCTAGTTTTCTTAGGCAATAGATTGCCTGGCTCGCAAAAGCCTCGTTAATTTCCCATCTGTGAATATCATCCTTCGTGAGGCAAGTGCTGTCCAGTAGCTTTGGGATCGCAATCGCCGGCCCGACACCCATCTCGTCTGGTGCACAGCCTACTGTTACTGCAGAAACAAACTTCCCCATGATGTTGCCACCCAGGCCAAGTTCATTTGCCGTGCTGCGTCTCATGAGGAGCGTTGCAGCAGCGCCGTCTGACACTTGAGATGAATTACCAGCAGTGGAGGTGCCGTTCTCTCTGAAGGCCGGCTTCAACTTTGCTAGGCCTTCCAAACTTGCCTGAGGTCGGATGCCATCATCCGTATCGACGACAACCTCTTCTAGCCCATCAGGCATCTTTTGCGTAACCGGGACAATCTCATCCAAGAAAAAGCCAGATACTTGTGCTTCTGCCGCCTTTAGGTGACTGTTGACTGCAAAAATATCTTGATCCTCCCGTGAGATGCCGTATCGCTCAGCGATGTTTTCGGAGGTAATGCCCATTGGAAGGATACAGTCCAGGGCATCTTTTACCGGGGACTCTCGGAGGGTCGGCCAGAGGTCAGTTGGGATAGCTCGGCTCCCATAGTTCCGCGTCATACTTTCCATTCCCGCTCCAATTCCCGCGGAGATTATCCCTGTTCGAATCTGAGAAGCGATGGATGAGATTGCTTGGAGTGAAGAAGAGCATGCCCGATTGATAGTATAGAGGGACGTGGTGTTTGGGTAGCCAACGTGGTTCATAGCCATGCGTGCAGCTTTAGAGCCTCCAAGCTCAGACAGTACtacaccaacagcaacatcttCTATGATTGACGGGTCGAGGTTGGGTACTCTGTCGATCGTTGCTTTGAGCACAGAGGCGAGAAGCTCTTCGGGGAACGCATTGTTGAGGGATCCTCGATTCGCGCGGCATATTGGCGTGCGCAACGAGGACAAAATTACAACGTCGCTGGGAGCCTTGGCAAGTATGGAAATGATACCTCTTGATGGAAACATGGCTGGTGAAGTAGATCTCTTTGACACCTTGACAAAGATACTGCGTTATCCGAAGTTCGTGTTTTGGCAAGCTGCAGATTGCATTTTATCTATTGTTAGAAAGTATGCTCAGTCTGTGGAATCACTTCTCTACGAAATCTGCACTGTTGTTAGCAGGGCCACTTTCTCTCGGGTATGTTCCACGGCCAGATTCCGTGAGCATAGCCTCAAATACCGTACTAAAGCAGTTCAACTTTTGCGACATTGTAGTAAATATTCTCTGAGGCGCATTTCGGTCCACTGCAGGTTATCTGAATGCTCCTATGTAGGCACAGTTGTAATTTGCTACACTAGATGAAGAGACTGGTCTGGATGGTCAACACTTGGCGGTATGGTGGATAACGAGCTGTTCACTATTTATTTAATCGATGGACTTGATACTTGCTAATTTCGGCTCATCTTACTGAAAATAATAAACAGCCTTATAGACCATTTTTTGGATCATCATACATATCATCTGTCTCCATGACAGGTACTCTGCGTCTTATTCACTCCCCAAAGCTCCAAAGCGTTATCCCTGAAGAGTCTCTCCCGAAGCCATTGCTTTCCTTCGGTCAAATCCAGTAAGTGAGACACCCAAGGCCTAACGTCTAAACCTTCAAATCGTGTGTGAGGCCAGTCTGAGCCAAAAACAACTCGCTTTGGGGCTTGCTCGAAGAGCTCCAACGTGACAGGGTCGAGATCCTCCCAGATATCAGAATCAAGATGGCTGAGGCGGTACGCGCCAGATATCTTGACCCAAGTCGTCCCAGTCTTCAAAAGGCGGACCAGAGATTGGAAGCCCTTGATGTCGTAGGGGTTCACAGGACCCGTTGACTTCGGAAGACTTGGGTCGCCATAGTGATCAAAGACAACGCGCACACCAAGAGCAGGCAAGAAATCTTCCAGCTCGGCAATGCGCTCCATTTTGGTGTACAACTGAAGAACCCAATCGAAAGGCTTGATAAGGTTGACGTACTTGTTGATCTGGCTCTTGAGCTCATCGATAGGAGTGTCATCACCATACGTCACGAGATTGACGCGTACAGCACGAACACCTTCGCTATCCCATCTGCGAATATGCTCATGTGAAGTGGTATTTGGGTCAAACAATGCAAGACCCAGGGCTCGTTTATTCCCAACCGCACGCATAGAGTCCAGCATGAGAGTCAAATCATATCCATGCGTTGCGGTCTgaacgaagaagacatggtCGCACCCGATGCTGTTCTCGAAAATCGCGTTCTCCCAGAGGTTATGAACGGCGGGCTTGTAGGGAATGTTTTCGACTGGAGGATAACGCATGGGGTCCATGATGTGAAGATGTGAATCCCAAGCGCCGACCGGCATTCGTGGGTCAGCGCCACAGGAGACGTTGGCTGCCCTCTTGGCAATTGATAGAGGTGGTGAAGGAGGATTCATGCCTGCTACGTCTGTGATGGTATTGGTCTGAAGGAGGGCGAGAATTAGCGGGTATGACACTTTCATGGTAAGATTAAGAATAAGTCAAGGTGGCTGCTGAGAACGCTGCTGGGGGGAGCCCTGGTAGAATGGGTCGTGATGTATAAATAATCCACAAACTGGCGGTTCATATAGACTATACTACACTTACGACTACTTCTATGGGCTTTCTACTAGAGATCTCTTTTTGTCAGTCCGTGGGGTGGGAAGAGCGTTGGGATTGTTCCCAATGGGGTTGTCTCTCGCTTGTAAAACCGAGATAAGAGGCACCGCGGAGAATGCCCGGTACATTACTCATCTATGGTCTCCTGTCACTCTCACATCTGCAAGCTTTGTCGTGTGATTGATCAAATTCGTTCTGGAGACGCCAGTGAAGTTGGGGCAAGAAGGTCGTTCATCACGGCGAACTTCCGCGGACTTTGGCCGCCATCGACAGATCAGCAACGCCAATGCCAGCACAAAATTTGACCTCAGCTTGATTTTCACAGTGGTCAGTGTGGGGTGATCGAGTTCTGGAATGAATTTTTGATGAATCCTGATTGAACCTTGCGTTTTGATTAGCTTGACAGGGGCAATCCGCGTGCCTAGGACATCCGTGTGTAGTCACGGACAGCACGCGCCGGGAAATCGTCGCGTGTGTTGGTGATCCCCAACGACCAACTTTCCGGGAAGATATTGCCAGCATCaattgatcttgagaagtcTCGACAGGGCAATTGTCACCCGAAGCTGAGAAGCGAGAGTGACTTCGACGTTGAATAGAGAGGATCAAGGTCACGAGCTCCGTGGAGTGTAGCGGGGATGATGAGACTATGAGGTTAGTGACATAGTTCTCCTCGAGGACGTGTTGCATTGACGGTAAAATAACAACCGCGAACAAAGTCAAGCGAATCATACAAATGATTGTACAAAGAGTTTTCCAACGGCCCGACATATTCCCAGTTCTCCGTTAGAGTGCCGTCGTCCTTGATCTCCAAAAACTTCCTGTCGCTCGCATAAAAAGCATTGAGGTTCCAGTAACAGTCTGATTCTTCTTCAAAATATTGGGGCTTGACTCTTTCGCTTGAGAGAGCGATCAATGAACCACAAGGTATAGTTTGCTTCGGCACAAGCTTTTAAAAACAAAGAGTTAACAACCTCATCTGTGTGCAAGCCATCCACCCACGCTTGGTCATACTCTATTGCTATGTGACCGACACCACAGAACCCGAAGCCAAGGTAACCCCAGTCGATCTTGTCCAAGTCCTCATGCTGAACGATAAACAGATCTCTGTAGGGGAAAACTGTCACTATTTCGAGAGGATTACCATTGAAGTAGCCTGACGAGGCCATTTTGAAAAGGTCTTTCTCGCTAAAACTTGATCGGCGGTCATTGGGATGACGTGGGGCTAATTGTCGCCCTGACTGTCTGAAATGGTCTTCCATGATGCATCGTGACTCGTGACAGGCGGTCCATAAGCCACCATCTATGAGATATGTCGAAATATTCTCGTCGCTGCGATTCTCATCCAAGCTCTCAAAGTAACGTCCCCAGGAAGGAGCAGCTACATCAAAGCTCAAGCCGCGCCAAGATTGGAAACCATGGCTTCCGGTCACATATTGTCCGAAGATATGTGCCCCTGGATGGTCATCTCGGATGGCAAGACTCCAAATTTGATCTCGAAGCTCTCTAGGAAGCTCTATAAATCTTGTAAAAGTAGTCA encodes:
- a CDS encoding probable acetyl-CoA C-acyltransferase precursor: MFPSRGIISILAKAPSDVVILSSLRTPICRANRGSLNNAFPEELLASVLKATIDRVPNLDPSIIEDVAVGVVLSELGGSKAARMAMNHVGYPNTTSLYTINRACSSSLQAISSIASQIRTGIISAGIGAGMESMTRNYGSRAIPTDLWPTLRESPVKDALDCILPMGITSENIAERYGISREDQDIFAVNSHLKAAEAQVSGFFLDEIVPVTQKMPDGLEEVVVDTDDGIRPQASLEGLAKLKPAFRENGTSTAGNSSQVSDGAAATLLMRRSTANELGLGGNIMGKFVSAVTVGCAPDEMGVGPAIAIPKLLDSTCLTKDDIHRWEINEAFASQAIYCLRKLDLERAYQDNKVNPDGGAIALGHPLGATGARLASTLLHGLGRPDGGELGIVSMCIGTGMGMAGLFVRE
- a CDS encoding related to TIM barrel metal-dependent hydrolase — its product is MNPPSPPLSIAKRAANVSCGADPRMPVGAWDSHLHIMDPMRYPPVENIPYKPAVHNLWENAIFENSIGCDHVFFVQTATHGYDLTLMLDSMRAVGNKRALGLALFDPNTTSHEHIRRWDSEGVRAVRVNLVTYGDDTPIDELKSQINKYVNLIKPFDWVLQLYTKMERIAELEDFLPALGVRVVFDHYGDPSLPKSTGPVNPYDIKGFQSLVRLLKTGTTWVKISGAYRLSHLDSDIWEDLDPVTLELFEQAPKRVVFGSDWPHTRFEGLDVRPWVSHLLDLTEGKQWLRERLFRDNALELWGVNKTQSTCHGDR